The sequence below is a genomic window from Oreochromis aureus strain Israel breed Guangdong linkage group 12, ZZ_aureus, whole genome shotgun sequence.
CTCAGGCGGGGCACTAATGAGCTTGTCAATCAGGACTTGACACTGTGTTATTCAAACGTGCTCTGATGAATGTGAATTGAATTTGAAAGAATAAGGTCGAGTAAGAAGTAGAGATTCAGCTTTCTTTCCTCGCTAAAGCACACTAATTTAACTTGCAGAACAGATAATAAGAGTTAGTGGAGCATTTTGGCAGATTAATGATTTCTCTTGTCCTTTGGTGTGGTGATACCCGCAGAGACTTGGCTCCAAGAGACATTTCTGGAACCTCTGATCCCTTCACAAGAGTTATTTTCAACAACCATAGTGCAGAGACCTCGGTGAGCTCTGTCTGCATGCATGAGTGGGTTATGTGGGTTGCACTGAAGTCTGATTGATGGTTGCCTTACTGTTTGTCATTTAAAggttaaatgttaaagattAGGCTGATCTTTtgatttctttccatttcttaATGCTGGATTTTTAGATAATCAAGAAGACCCGCTTTCCTCACTGGGGTGAGACGTTAGAGCTGGAGCTGGATCCAGAGGAGCTGCGTGAAGAAGAGGGGACTGTTACTGTACAGGTCTGGGACTGGGACATGGTGGGCAAGAATGACTTTCTGGGAAAGGTGAGGATCCCATATTGCTAATCATTTTTCATATGTATTAAAATTCAGGTCATGAGTAGCTTAAAAAAGGTTTTATAATTGAGTACAGTTTTCCTTGCTATAAAATTAAGGCTTTTACTTCTTCATGTCTGATATTGTGTGCttgctttctgtttcttttccacAGGTGGAAATCCCTTTTGCTTGTTTGCACAAGACACCTCAGTTAGAGGGCTGGTTTCGTTTAATGCCCTTGGGAAACAATGAGGTTGACGCTGGGTGAGGATTATGGGTGTGCTTGTTTGTACAATGTGGTGACTATCCATCTTTAGAGAGAGGCATTTCCTTTCGGAAACCATCAAGACTGAAATTGTCGTAGCAATCATCGCATCTTTTCTTAAATGTTCCCAAGAGAAGCCTTAATTTTCCTCCTGGCTCTCTTTCGAGCACTTAAATGCACAATCACAGATGTATAGCCAGCGCGTTGATGGCATCTGCACCCTGAGATAATTTTAGAGTGAGCGGAGGGCTGAGTGAACTGTAAAAGGGAATTTCTCAGGTTCATTAGGAAATGACTCACTCTCTTATAAGGGTTTTTACACTCCAGTCCACTGTTGATTTAGAGAGGACTGTGACCAAGCGGTGCGTCATTTTTCCCCAAACACGGTGAGCCTTGTGTTTAGAAAATGTCCTTGCCAGGGGCAGGATGATTTAGCGGTTGTTTTTACGAGTGTACTCTAAGCTTTATTTCTTATCTAAACTGCATCTTCCGATCAACCGCTgactccattaaaaaaaaaagagtttatgCAAATGTCTAACCAGACCCAGACATTATTTTGTTAGCTGATACTTTCCTTTGTTTTTAGTGGCAAGCTGGGAGCACTCCGTCTCAAGGTGCGTCTGGTGGAGGATCAGATCTTGCCATCCATGTACTATCAGCCTCTCATCGACCTTCTGGTTGAGTCGGTAATCTCCCCTACAGAGGTCAGCATGACAGCTCCTCTTCAATGCTGATATTCATTTGTTGACCACTCAGTCACTCGCCATGTCAAAGGACTGCTGTGTGCATTACTTCTTCAACTCCAGTGTTTTCCCTTCATCAGCAGTTAGACCTCATTTTCCTCATCTGTCCGGCTTCCCAGTTGCGCAAAAATTCTTGACCCGTGACCCGAGTTCTCTTCTTCTCAACAGGTGGAGGATAGCAGCGCTCTGACTATGCTGGAGGAGGTGACCACAGTTGAGAGCAGACAGGACGTGGCAATGACTCTGGTGAAAATCTACCTGGGACAAGGACTGGTGGTACCCTTCCTGGATTACCTTAACACCCGGGAGGTCAATCACACCAGTAAGACGAAGCGAAAAAGTGCAAACTTTAAACCGTTTTTAAAGGTTTTGATTTCATGTCCTCCATCTTGCTAAATTTACTCAgaatttgtgtgtatttgtgctcttAATTACATGTAATAACTGTGGCTGAACTTTGAATATACAGTGTAGGATCTAAGTTTATCTCTGTTAGTCAGTATTTATATTAGTCAGACTTTGGGACATGCCAGTTTGCTGTTATTGCTCCACTCTCCAGAGACCCTCtgagggctgctgctgctgaattgACATTGAGGTCTCTGAACACTGCAGCTATGGTATGTGTGTGGGCAGTAAAAGCCTCCCAACACTATATTTACTACCCCAGTGCCAATTATTTACTCACCCAACAGTCTTCCCTTGGCTGTTCTCTGGTCTGGATTAGTCATGTTTTTGCCTCCGCACCATATCCCCATGATAATTCACACTGAGCTCTGGTCTTTGGTTTCTGTTGGTGTAGTTTCTGCTAATAAGCATAGTGCCTAAGTTTCCATAGCAACTCCACATGATCCAAATGGTAACTGCTTGATCAGGAATGCATCGTGTGAGCACCCAGACATTAAAGTTAGGCACACGGCACAAAGACGTACAGTACACCTGCTGGGCAGCATTGAAAAACCCGCCCTTCTCCATACATCCAAATAATTTACCTAGCAACCCAGTCCCGTTACTATGGATATTTTAGTGTCACCGCATGACTAACATGACATTGAGGCAAGGTCGGTCTGCCCTCACTTGTGACTCTGGACTATTTGTTCTTGATTGATAGACTTGCGCCAGACTAAATAGAAAGCATAGATACTTAAGAAATGTATAAATGAGCCCAGAGAAAAAGGTGAAATGAGGGTGGAGCAAACAAATGCTCCACAGGCTATATGAAAAGCTTCCACTCTGAGGAAGCAGTGTTTCAatcttagatttttttttcatcgaGTATAATTAAGTGCCTGATGAGGGCTACTGGATGCAGTAATGTGATCCTTTCCTCCCATTCCCACTGTCATACATCATATAAAAGGTGTTTTTAGGCATAGCAGTAGATAGATGACAGGAAAAGAGCAATAAATTGTTGTGGTGGATGTTGAGCTTCTTacccttttttaattttttaattgaaaactGTTGCTTTGTTTCACTTGATTCAGATTAAGGAAAATCTTTTTATGCCCACTAATTTCACTCATATGTAAGATATTGTGCTAAtactatttttttctccttctgctCCAATAGCTGATCCTAACACCTTATTTCGATCAAACTCACTTGCCTCCAAAGCCATGGAACAGTTCATGAAGGTGAgctaagttttaaaaagattattattattatcattatagtTACTGCAGTTTTTCGGTTCCCTGCTCTGAGGGAAAGCATGATGTGCCTGATATTTACTCTCTGAAATATGCAGATTTAGATAAAACAAGGCAAGCTGGCAAGTGTAAGAACAAAACGGCATGTGTAGCATGTGTAGCATGACAAATGCAAAGGTAACTTTAATGGGATGTATGGATGTGTATGTCGACATGACAGGCTGCTGGGTGGGGCAGGATCAATCCAAATTAAGTGCAACAGAAAGTGTGTCAATTTTCAAGATTTCTAGAAAAAGGAGTAAAAAAACACCGGTCATCCAAAAGAGGACAAGAAACAGACAGAGGCAAGGAGAGATGCAGGACAGGAGGTGGTTAGCTTGACAAGCTGACTGAGCCAATTTTGCTTAGGAAGTTTCCCAACTGAGTGCAGTGACCCAGAAGTGTCTAGATCCATAATAGGAAGTAGTCAGATTCTTTAAATGTTAAGGAAAGCTGCTTCAGTGCTTCCCTTATTACCTCCTTTAGCAAAAGATAGACTTTTACATTCCCTTGTGAAATGAAAAGACATAATGCTGCCCCTCAATTCAAATGATCAAAATACTGACACATCATGTGCTGCTaggttttaatttttcatataTGTGATCACTTCACTGATACTCATTGTATGAAGCGCTTTGTAACCTAATTTTAGAAAAGTGctctttaaataaagtttttaataTGTATTTAACTAATTGAAGTGAAGGCTTGCATTGCGTATGTCCTCATTTTTGGTCTTAGCATTTAGTGTTATTAATTCATCTAACATGAGAGGTGCTAAAAAGCCCAGTTAAAGGGTTAATTCTTCAGCAGGACGAGATGAGTGGCATTTCTTGATACAAACACTTCACTGTGTGCTGGAAAGCTGTTCTTGGTAATCAAGTGATATTTTTCACAAGGATATATACACCCTTAATATAAAATTGTCACATTGTCACCTTGTTACATTTTTAACTAGTCTTGTGCAAGTTAGATTCCCTGTGGACAACaatcctgttttcctttttgtgaATTCTTCTTAGCGTCTTTCCTTGACCCTCTGGATATTTCCTATCAAGGGAAAGTGTCATCAACAGATATAAGAGGGAATTTGTTGTCTGTTCGACCACAACCACAAGCTAAACACATACCAGGGACAACACCACATGAGAAAATAaccttcaaaacaaaacaaccaacaaCGGAAAGCGGGACATGGAAAACAAACAGATAAACTGAGGAAGCAGACAGGGAGGGACACACAAAAGACACATGGGAACAGATCAAGAAAAGCGAAACGCATAACAGTGACCTTAACAGATGTCTTCAACATATGATATTGTTTTGCTATCAGGCTGTTGGCATGCTGTATCTGCATGAGGTGTTGAAGCCCATCATCAACCGCATCTTTGATGAGAAAAAGTACATTGAACTTGACCCGTGTAAGATCGACCTGAACCGCACAAGGTAAATCGGACCTAAAACATATCTTGTTGGATCACAATTCCACAGTCATACTCGGACCTGATAATAAAGCAGGACTGCTACAAATGACAAGAGGGGATTTGTGGGTTGTACGCTCAGGCGTGCTGTTCGCAAATTATGTGTTAAAATGGAAAAGCTGCCACAGGAGACTGCCCACTTCCTTTACACTTCACCCCTGAGAGAAAGACATGAATgtgaggaaatgaaaaaaaagtaaaatgggaATGGCTGTTGCTTGGCAACTGCCATGAGCCCCCTGAGATATCTATCTCTGACATGGAGGGAGATCCAGGATCTAACGTTCTCCATGTGTGCAGTAGCTCTAACCTACTATCTTATTTCGTCCCCTTAAATTATCTCAGTTTATGTGTTTAGATATTGTCAATATGGCAGTCATTGTTTGGATTCCTCTGTAGTCACATGGTCTCATATGTAACGAGATAATGAAGAACAGAAATGTTATCAGTCCTTTTATAAACTGTGTTACAGAGCAGATAAAAGCCTCTCTTGCATAGCTGCTGTTTGCATTGCGTTTACTCTGCAGATCTCAGGGATTCATTTGTTTACAGCATCTTTCTTTGTCTCTGAAGAAGGATTTCATTCAAGGGTGCAGTGTCAGAGGCAGAGGTGCGGGACAGCAGCGTGGAGCTGCTGCAGAGCTATTTGACCAGCATCATCGAATCAATCGTGAGCTCAGTCGATCAGTGTCCTCCTGTAATGAGAGTGGCCTTCAAACAGCTGCACAAGAGAGTGGAGGAGCAATTTACCGAGCCTGAGAATGAGGTTAGTGtgaagcaaaacacacacagaggaaagcGTGTCAGTGTATTTGTGGTTACTTTCACCCGCAGCTTATCCCGAGGCAGCCTGTCACCGTTCAGTGACTCGTCTTCATTTTTACAGGATGTGAAGTACCTGGCCATCAGTGGATTCTTCTTCCTGCGTTTTTTTGCTCCTGCAATCCTCACACCTAAGCTGTTTCAGCTGAGAGACCAGCATGCTGACACGCGTACAAGCAGAACACTGTTACTACTAGCCAAGGTATGATTCagaacacagacatgcacataGACTCTGCTGTGAATAATTTATCCATGTTCAGACTTGTgcaccccccaaaacaaaacaaaaaataaacagtaaagtGTTGGAAGCCTTGAGTGTGATGCAACAGGCCATCTGTGTGAGGAGATGGATTTTAATGTTGTggatgtaaaacaaataaaacatggaGCAGGAATACGatgtaacacaaacacacagtgtttgtgtaatgtcaacagagagagagcgctGAGCCACTCCTtgcttttttcactttgtttggTAATTATGTAACACTGTAGGTCTGTGTGCCTTATTTTAAGTTCTGCCAGAATCAGCAAAATAAGATTGATATTCCATCTCCAGTCATTTATATTTAGCACTATGTCTCTGCTCTGGTCTGAGACCTCACCATCCTTTCTTACGTTCACGTGGAAATTCTAAAGGCAGTGAGGGCAGCAGCAAGATGCCCTTAGGGAACAGAGCAGGGATCAGTGAGGACAGGATGACATGGAAGTAGCATCCTTAGCTTCAAATGAAGAAGCTGGGATGGAGTTGGTAGACTGAAGAATTTTGAAAAGAGTATGAGATTTGCCAGTAGGATGTACGGAAAGGGAAACAGCTGAGCTGATGTGAGCTGGAATTtagatcagctgatctgctgggattgaGTCTGTTCTCCCAGAACTAAATCTGTATTCATTTTTATGACactaataaaaatgttaattattTGAAAGGTGCTGATAATCTGCAGTAATGCCACTAGATCACCTGTTGTTAGCAACTCGTTTAAAATTCATAActcacagcaaatctcaaagAAGTTTTTTTCACCATCTATACAGAGTATGGCCATAAAACATCCCTCTCACATTTTGCTCCATTTTAACCATAAATAGATCAGATGAGCATGTCAGCAGGTTATAACTGAAATTTGAGTTGATGTTTCTCGATATCATCAAAAGCAGGGATCTTAGATCCAGATGTTAGAAGAACAGTAAAACCTCATTCCACTCCCACGTGTGGCTTCTGTGGttgctgtccatggtgctgaagaACTGTTGCCATGGGCCCTCTACAGAGACGGGGAACGGGCTATTTTTACCTCTGTGTGCTGCAACCAGTCTGTGGTTCAAAGCCAAGCATCAGAGAGGATGTAGAGGGGGACTTCCTCCTCGCCCTAGGCCAGGTGTGGGCTGGACAAAGGGCCTCGCAGCATGCTTGGCCCCAGGGACCCTTTTGATCTTCGACTTTTAGATATGCAGTCACTCCCTCACTTCTGTCATTTTCTGGAGATTTGATATGGTGAAGATGTGAGTTTGTAGTTGATATCGTGTCTCTGTGTTGCCAGGCACTACAAAGTGTTGGGAACTTGGGACTTCAGCTGGGCCACGGAAAAGAACAGTGGATGGCGCCTCTTCATCCCATCATCCTTCGCAGTGTGGCTTCTGTCAAGGACTTCCTGGACAAGTTAATTGACATAGATCATGACACTGGTAAGACTGTAACCACCAAACACATCACTACAACGTGTAATCAAAAGAAGCCAAGTCCAGAGGTCATGCTGTTGAGCTAATCAGCCACAGGCTACCTGCCAGTGTAGTAGCTCCCAGCTGATATAGGTGAAACAATACTGTAGCCCCGCAGTGAAATATTCATAACTAGCTGGAAGTCTGGAAAAGAGATGACATGGTTAATGAGCTGGCAGGGAGCTGAAGTGAGAAGCTGCCACACGGGTTACCCAACATGTCCTGGCTGTTGCCTTAATGTCATGTGTCAGTGAGGCTGTTGTTGTGAAACATCTTCCCCCTCTGACATATCGTGTTTCAACCTCCGTCTTCACATCACACCCACTTTTTTCTCCTAAAGGCCAGTTTGACATTTAATGCTCTCGAGGTGAATTTGTTGGACAGAAGCAGACGCTTGTTATTCCTCTTTGAAGCTCTATCCCTCATGGGGTGATGGAACAAGACTTAGGAGCCATGTGTAACAGAGTGCAGTGTAAAGCAATGAATGTATATAGTTTATTGACACAGCACCACCTTGTGTCTATCTGGGCGAATATGCAATTAGCTACAGATTATAAACAGTTTTCCCTTATGTCCGTCTTCTGCTTTCTCTGCGTAGCGTCTGAAGTGCCTCAGAGGGCTGTGTTCACGGCTTCAGTCACAGTCAAAGAGGGGTTTctccacaaacacaaagcagaagGACCCCAACTGTTATCCCGCTTTGCATTTAAGAAACGCTACTTCTGGTTGACGAGTGAGACGCTGTCTTATGCCAAGACTCCCGACTGGCAGGTGGGTACTGTACCAGCAAAACTTTATAATCTACCAACATACTGCATATCATGTGAGTATTTATGTTACTGCTCATTTTGGCAACCAGCCACTCTGTCAAGTGTTGCTTTTTAATCATGTACGACTGCTGGATCAAATAATCAAAAACAATCAAAGTAATGATAAAAATACACGTACAATATGCCCATTTGTGCCCCATGAAGGGCATTCATCACCACGTGTcgcacaaacagaaaacattttagtCATCCGCTGCTTTGCTTTCATGCATTTGTGTTGATCTTCTCGTGAGAACATCATTACTGATATTACAATGTGGTGCCTAAACCCGTGATAATGATTTCCTCTCATTTTCTAACCAGAGACtgtcagagagagggagagggttgATGGGAGCAGAACATCCTCGTCGCTAAATGCCTCTCTTTGAGCCAGTCTCTGCTTTGTGTGACTGGAATAAAGGCGAGGGTTAATTGAAGGCTATGGATATTCATACGAACATCGCAAATCAGACTGGAGACAATGTCCTGGCCCCTTTTCTCCATGTTGGAGCACTCCAGTCTCAGTGAGATGAGCTCCCATTGGAAGTGGCTGATTTACACTTTAAAGTAGCCTTTGCTGCCACGATGATCTCATCCTCACTTCCTCCTTGCACCGTACCGTTCCTCGTAGCTTAATGAGTGCAAAATATTTCAGGATGAGAAACCTCTTCATTAATTTGCTCAGTGATCAGATGTCACCTTTATTTCACTGAGTCCTTACTGTAGTATGCCTGAGGCAAGGCATGATACATCATTGCCATCATGTGCATACCTGTCGTAATTGGGGCTGTGGTTTGCAGGTGCGCTCTTCAATTCCTATtcagtgtgtgtgcgctgtggAGAGGGTGGATGAAAATGCTTTTCAGCAGCAGAATGTAATGCAGGTCATCACCCAGGACAACGACGGACAGCTGCACACCATGTACATCCAGTGCAAGGTGGGTTTGTACACCACCCAGTTGCAAAGACAGTACATGAGTTTTTTAAGTTGgtcgcttttctttttttctttttttttcttttttacacaaAACCCTTGACAGTTTTCTATAGTCgcagattttaatttttaacaagTTTTTTATTAACTTTTCTAGGAAAAAGTAATTGAATATCTATATTGTTTTACTTGAATATCTATATTGTTTTACTTCTGTCACAATGATGTGCTTTATCCCTGTAGGTTTTTCAGCTGATTGCATTCAAAtggcagatttttcttttttcagttggACATTAAACTTCATGGTTCACCGTATTTCAATTTTCCCAAACAGAATGTAAATGAGCTGAACCAGTGGCTGTCTGCGATCAGGAAAGTCAGCATCTACAATGAGCGCATGCTGCCCTCTTTTCACCCGGGGGTTCATCGCAGTGGCAAGTGGACCTGCTGCCTGCAGGCCGACCGAGCTGGTAATCCTGCTGTTATTACTTCCAGATGCACTGAGTTATGTCCAACACAATAACATTTGTAGGACACTTGCAACCTCCCCTTTGCTACTTTACTAAGGTTTGACTGGCTGTTTTTGATGCGCTCTCCAAATATATTGTATTTACTCACCACCTTGCATGTGGGATTAAACATTTTGCATTCTTTTCAGCACCGACACTTCAGGTTTGATTGTTACTAAGGCTGTTCCATTGACTATTATATACAAACTAGTAGAAACATCCATTAAAAGGATTAAATGGATCATCAGTAGGATATTTTACATTTAGTGGGGTGAAGTTCAGACTGTGTAGAGTgccagagatgaataaaaaGCGTGTATCAGTTGCAGGCTGCAGTAGAACCCACTCAGCTGTGACACTTGGTGACTGGAGTGACCCGCTGGATCCCGACGTGGAGACTCAGACGATATACAAGCAGCTTCTGCAGGGCAAAGACAAACTCAGGTTGGTGCCCGAGAATGTCCTCGGCCTGTATGCATTTCTTTTCCTGAACACTAGAGGTCTATGTTGCTATACAGTAAAGCACTGCCGTGCTGCTTCTTGACATTAGTATGAGTCAAGTGTTTAACTTTCACTGTGTGATCATGTGATATGATTCTGACTGATACTGCAGGAACAAATATCTGGAGATGCCGGATGATGATGAGACAGCGTCcaataaagaaaagaagacgAATGTGGACGTTCACCCAGGTGACGCTAAACTTTAACTTTTCTATCATGTTACATGTTCAAGTGCTTTTATTGttgtattatcattattattatcccCTTATATTCTATGTGGGTATGACTTTACTAGGAAGTAATTCTAGAGAAAAACCATCCTTTTATCTACAAATGTCTCTGTCACAGATGGTGCTGAATGCACCGTTCAGCAAATGAAGCCATGTCAGGGCATCGCTGCTCGGCTGCTGGTGGTGATAGAGGACCTGGAGCAGGCTCACGCTACCTTCCAGCGCAGAGAAAAGGAGGACGCCACCAGTGTTATTATGAATCCCTAGAGTTCACATGTGGACTGGGAGCCTTTAATGCATCAAGGCAGGTTAGGGGTGGGGAAGGGCAGCATCCTGTACCAACACAAGTGAGAACCAGCTAACCCACTCTCTTGATTGTCATGGAGAAAAAAGTGGCTGCGTGGTGCCACCTCTTCCAGCCTTTTAGTACATTTCCTCCTGGCTGTAAAGAGCAAGAGGGAATTCTGCCACTTTAATCTTTTTGATTCTCCGAGTGCCACCGACAAGAGCGCCGCGGGAAGATTATGATACTTGACAAAAAGGAggtgggggggaggggggagggacTTTGAAGCATGATCTGACTTGATATTTTTTATGTAGATAATAAGCAATCTGTTGCATGGCCCACATCCACTTGTtgtgaaatgtgaaaagaaGCTTTTATATTTTGAGATACTGTACAGGACCGGAGTCacacatttttatgcaaaaagCTTGTTTTAGTGTAACCTACAGTACCTGAATGTAAGGTGTTTTGATATTGCTGTTATTATTATcaatgctttgtatttttattgAGGCAAACTATCACCATGGCCgcaatgtagcagtgacaataacatTATAAGTTATTCCACAGTATGACGCCGCCTGTAAAGTGAGcaaaattcagattttaattGTTGCTTCAGTCCCTTTACACAAAACATCCGCTTTGGTTTGGTGCTACGGCCAGTAAATGTTGGGTTCTGATgtaattcacatttttataatGCCATTGCTAAGATGGGTAATATTTACCTGGTTATTATTGAATATCAATACATGgacacattttatttgaaaaaaagggGAATTAACAATCATGAGACACTCCCATTTGCTAAGTTTACATTTTCTGAGATTTTTGTGCCACTGCATTGGGCTCATGTGTTTGAGATGCCAAATTTGCTTTTAggaattttaaagaaaaaatatacatgtggggaattttgatcatttttcatAGAGAAAGTAGTGTTCTGTGTCcatttattaaacaatattCAGTTGAATAAAATCTGATCTGAGATCACTGAGATGACCTCAGCAGGCGTTCTTCTTACCCTCAAGCTTAACACTCTAAAACACATGGCAGACATTACATTCAGCATCCTGTATTGAGATGGTTATTACGAGTGTGTTGGTGTTTGCAGCtttccacatttttcttttattaatttgACACTCGAGTCATAGCGAGAGTAGGCATGAGTGGAACATTGTGTTCTCTTGAATGGGGACTCTtgttatgaaaaagaaaagaaaggaaaaaaaaaacccagcctgTACCTTATTTTGCAAATTCATCATAATGGTTTGTTCCAAGTGGGTTGTTACTGTGAACACAATTGTATTATTCAATAAACTCCGCTGGAGAAATCAAAGGAGAAGGTGTCAAATTTGTGCCCAGAAAAAACGAgactgacacttttttttttctttacattgaTCCTCACTTGGTTTCCATAAAATGAGGGAATGGTACAAAAAATCTGCTTTGCTGGCTTATGTCTGTCCGTCTCCTGGTTAGCATTAAAGTGTAGGAGGATCTGACTTCAAGCAGACATTGATTCATTTTTGGTATTACAGGAAACCCCATCACATCTGATAGATGCCAGAGCAGGCTCCCAGTGTCATGGTTACCGCTCTACTCCTTTGTTCAAATTTAATCAACCCACCAGAACCACAGAATTCACAATCCAACAAGAATCTGAATGTAATGTTAAATTAtaccacataaaaaaaatatgcgTGCCAGCAGTGCACCTCCCGGTCTTATTTAAATGCTAATGAAAGCAGACCTACCTGCAATGATGCAGCAGTCTCCCTGCTCGCCCCCTCATTAAGCGTGAGAGGTGAGCGATGAGCGGAGACAGGCCAGTAGGGCTTATTTACAAATACTAGCAGGGGTCTGGCCCCCGAGCTGCTGGGTCAGTGACGGAAGGAAGAACGACAACCTGAAAGGGGGTGTGTCTCATCGCCTCAGTCCTGACATCTCAAGGCCTGCTTTAATATGCGCCCACCACAGCTCTTTACCACAGAAGCTGGAGGCAGAAAATTACCATAAAGTAAATTTACTACCAGTGAGAACTCTTCCTGCTGCACTCCAGAACAGCAGCCAGGCTCATTTATATCCATATAACGAGCTCCAAAGCACAGAGTTACCCAGGGAGAAGGAAACGGTGGTGTTAAATAGGAAGAAGACACACCACCAccgggtggggtggggtggggtggggagaCAAGGAGAGCCGGTgtaacaaaagctcaaacaCGCTACCCCTGTCAAGGGCacatttatttttccacaacaaaagacacaaacatgcaacaAGGTCATCACAATTCAATAAAGACCAATAGATTAAGAAGCCCTTTATAGTTAAATCAATGTCTCTGTATATCTTGCTTTTAGTTTATCTCAGTTTGTCCCCGTGAACCATTTTAAATAACAATAGCAGACGCCGCCTAA
It includes:
- the LOC116323570 gene encoding rasGAP-activating-like protein 1 isoform X2; amino-acid sequence: MAKNTSLYFRIVEGRNLPAKDVSGTSDPYCIVKVDNEVVARTATVWKNLNPFWGEEYTLHLPMGFHSLSFHVMDEDTIGHDDVIGKITLTKEAIGAQAKGLDCWLNLTKVDPDEEVQGEIHLGLELLKDTEKISLRCQVIEARDLAPRDISGTSDPFTRVIFNNHSAETSIIKKTRFPHWGETLELELDPEELREEEGTVTVQVWDWDMVGKNDFLGKVEIPFACLHKTPQLEGWFRLMPLGNNEVDAGGKLGALRLKVRLVEDQILPSMYYQPLIDLLVESVISPTEVEDSSALTMLEEVTTVESRQDVAMTLVKIYLGQGLVVPFLDYLNTREVNHTTDPNTLFRSNSLASKAMEQFMKAVGMLYLHEVLKPIINRIFDEKKYIELDPCKIDLNRTRISFKGAVSEAEVRDSSVELLQSYLTSIIESIVSSVDQCPPVMRVAFKQLHKRVEEQFTEPENEDVKYLAISGFFFLRFFAPAILTPKLFQLRDQHADTRTSRTLLLLAKALQSVGNLGLQLGHGKEQWMAPLHPIILRSVASVKDFLDKLIDIDHDTASEVPQRAVFTASVTVKEGFLHKHKAEGPQLLSRFAFKKRYFWLTSETLSYAKTPDWQVRSSIPIQCVCAVERVDENAFQQQNVMQVITQDNDGQLHTMYIQCKNVNELNQWLSAIRKVSIYNERMLPSFHPGVHRSGKWTCCLQADRAVAGCSRTHSAVTLGDWSDPLDPDVETQTIYKQLLQGKDKLRNKYLEMPDDDETASNKEKKTNVDVHPDGAECTVQQMKPCQGIAARLLVVIEDLEQAHATFQRREKEDATSVIMNP
- the LOC116323570 gene encoding rasGAP-activating-like protein 1 isoform X1, with the protein product MAKNTSLYFRIVEGRNLPAKDVSGTSDPYCIVKVDNEVVARTATVWKNLNPFWGEEYTLHLPMGFHSLSFHVMDEDTIGHDDVIGKITLTKEAIGAQAKGLDCWLNLTKVDPDEEVQGEIHLGLELLKDTEKISLRCQVIEARDLAPRDISGTSDPFTRVIFNNHSAETSIIKKTRFPHWGETLELELDPEELREEEGTVTVQVWDWDMVGKNDFLGKVEIPFACLHKTPQLEGWFRLMPLGNNEVDAGGKLGALRLKVRLVEDQILPSMYYQPLIDLLVESVISPTEVEDSSALTMLEEVTTVESRQDVAMTLVKIYLGQGLVVPFLDYLNTREVNHTTDPNTLFRSNSLASKAMEQFMKAVGMLYLHEVLKPIINRIFDEKKYIELDPCKIDLNRTRRISFKGAVSEAEVRDSSVELLQSYLTSIIESIVSSVDQCPPVMRVAFKQLHKRVEEQFTEPENEDVKYLAISGFFFLRFFAPAILTPKLFQLRDQHADTRTSRTLLLLAKALQSVGNLGLQLGHGKEQWMAPLHPIILRSVASVKDFLDKLIDIDHDTASEVPQRAVFTASVTVKEGFLHKHKAEGPQLLSRFAFKKRYFWLTSETLSYAKTPDWQVRSSIPIQCVCAVERVDENAFQQQNVMQVITQDNDGQLHTMYIQCKNVNELNQWLSAIRKVSIYNERMLPSFHPGVHRSGKWTCCLQADRAVAGCSRTHSAVTLGDWSDPLDPDVETQTIYKQLLQGKDKLRNKYLEMPDDDETASNKEKKTNVDVHPDGAECTVQQMKPCQGIAARLLVVIEDLEQAHATFQRREKEDATSVIMNP
- the LOC116323570 gene encoding rasGAP-activating-like protein 1 isoform X4, whose amino-acid sequence is MGFHSLSFHVMDEDTIGHDDVIGKITLTKEAIGAQAKGLDCWLNLTKVDPDEEVQGEIHLGLELLKDTEKISLRCQVIEARDLAPRDISGTSDPFTRVIFNNHSAETSIIKKTRFPHWGETLELELDPEELREEEGTVTVQVWDWDMVGKNDFLGKVEIPFACLHKTPQLEGWFRLMPLGNNEVDAGGKLGALRLKVRLVEDQILPSMYYQPLIDLLVESVISPTEVEDSSALTMLEEVTTVESRQDVAMTLVKIYLGQGLVVPFLDYLNTREVNHTTDPNTLFRSNSLASKAMEQFMKAVGMLYLHEVLKPIINRIFDEKKYIELDPCKIDLNRTRRISFKGAVSEAEVRDSSVELLQSYLTSIIESIVSSVDQCPPVMRVAFKQLHKRVEEQFTEPENEDVKYLAISGFFFLRFFAPAILTPKLFQLRDQHADTRTSRTLLLLAKALQSVGNLGLQLGHGKEQWMAPLHPIILRSVASVKDFLDKLIDIDHDTASEVPQRAVFTASVTVKEGFLHKHKAEGPQLLSRFAFKKRYFWLTSETLSYAKTPDWQVRSSIPIQCVCAVERVDENAFQQQNVMQVITQDNDGQLHTMYIQCKNVNELNQWLSAIRKVSIYNERMLPSFHPGVHRSGKWTCCLQADRAVAGCSRTHSAVTLGDWSDPLDPDVETQTIYKQLLQGKDKLRNKYLEMPDDDETASNKEKKTNVDVHPDGAECTVQQMKPCQGIAARLLVVIEDLEQAHATFQRREKEDATSVIMNP